Genomic window (Vigna unguiculata cultivar IT97K-499-35 chromosome 10, ASM411807v1, whole genome shotgun sequence):
GTAACATTCTCTGTCACTTTTTATCATACCAGACACTGGATAATGTTCATTTAGATGTGTGTAATCAGTTAATTAGGCTTTTGGTTCATTGTATAAGATTGTTACCAATACCATAAGATTAATTATTGTGATAGATCAACAAAATCACATTCTCATGTAGTCTCATGTTAGACTCAGATTACTCTAAGTTGCAATTCAATGTCATAGAAAAACTGCAACTTCAAATAGTTCCCAATGTTGGCACATGCATTTGTAATCTTTTCTACTCGATTTGTAActattgtttttgtgtgttgtAGGCTCCTTACTCCCCCGGAGACACCTCATTTACCATCATCAGAAGGTTTACACCAACCAACTTTGGTGCCTCCAAGAAGCAGTTTGGGTAGACCAATGTCAAACACTCATACCTCAAGGGTATGCTCCTGTAATAAATTCTCATTTCCAAACGTTCCATAGGCATAAACACACTGATGCTCACAGTTATTtcattgctttttttttttttgcttacaAACTTGTTAGTGCTTTATCaataagatgaaataattgTAATTGCAGCAAGATACTAGATCCCAAGCTTAAGCATTGGCCTTTTTGTTAGTGTCATGCTCATTATTTACTGCAGCTTCTGTTCATGCCTTTGAGTAACTTCAACTGCACTCCAATTTGATATCATTGAATTTATGTTTGCTTTCaactcataaaaattaaattcaagcACACTCAATCTCTCAGAAGAACCAGACAATGCATCACTTGTGATGATTACTCAGACTTGTTTGGATAACCATTCCAACAAACATTTATAGAAGATAAGAAAGTAGAGTTGGCTCCTTCTGAATTCTATATCCTCTTCCTGTTTCTTTCTGCATCTTTGAAAGACAAACTGGTATTCTAACATTATATGAACACAACATAATTCTTCTAACAGTTCATATCTTTCAGCTTTCAGTCTCACAAAAACCAGAGAACACTCACTCTCACTCAAAACCAGCAAGAACTGGTTCAGTGACTCGCAGTCCAAGCAGATCCTCCTCCATCCTTAACACAAGACCATCTTCTCCCATAACTCGTTCTCCATCTGCAGCAAGACCTTCCACTCCAACCTCACGCCAAACTGCAACACCAAGAACACTTTTACCACGCTCACTTCCCAGTTCTACAAACTCATCACCATCAAATGACACCAACAAAACCAGAACATCACAAGGTTCAAGGCCATCCACTCCAAggtcgtcatcatcatcatccattACTGCAAACTTCCATTCACCATCTGCCATTTCAAGGTCTCCTTCACGGCCCTCCACTCCCTCTCGCCGCCATTCTCTGCCATCTCAATTACCTTCAGCCACACGTGTTGCACGCAAGCCAATAGTTCCACCTGATTTTCCTCTTGAAACACCACCAAACCTCAGAACAACACTTCCTTCTGATAGACCTGTTTCTGCAGGAAGGTCTCGTCCTGGTTCTGCTGTTACTCTGAAACCAAACTCTGAAATGCAAACCCCAGTTGTTACCACCATGTCAAGGAGACAGCCATCTCCTATTTCCAACAGGGGGAGGCTCTCTGAGTACTCATCGAAAAGCCGCGGCCATGCAAATTCTGGTGATGCCTCTGAGGTTCCTGCAAGGAAATCTGCCACAGACAACAATGGCTTGGGAAGAACCATCTCAAAGAAATCACTGGATATGGCTATCAGACACATGGTAAGTCCATTTCTGCAATCACAATTCACTCCTTAACTTAACCATGTTGTATCATAATGGTGTGCAATGATGCAATGAACCCTTTTCGTTCAGGATGTTGTGAGGAACGGGAACGGTTCAGGAACTCTTCGTTCACTTTCAAGTGCATCACTCTACCCTCAGAGCATTCGAACTTCTTCAACTCCCAACAAGACACACCACACTCGAGGTTTGAGTGTTCCATCTTCAATGAACATTAATGGAAGCCTCCAAAGCAGAAACCATGGAAACAACACTAACAGAAAAAATGGCAGAGAGAAAGGTGAAAGGCAAAATCACAAACTGGCTGATCTGTACGAGAGTTATCCTTATGATTCACTGTTGCTTAAAGAAGatttgaacaacacaaattggCTGCATAGTGTTGATGAAAAATGTGATATCTTTGGGAATGGATTTGAGTCTCTGCCAGAACCCTTTGGACTCTGCTAGCATTGTTTCTTCTTCTCACAGAAATTTGTAATATGCTATTTACTTCTTCATTATCGTGTCTCAGCGCTGGGGAAGTGAAGAACATGGTGTATATGAAATGCATGGATTAACTTCGATCTTACGATACAAGTGAATACCATGCAAAACATTATCAATATTCACGTTCGTTATGCATAGTCAAAttgtgaaataaaagaaacataaaacttttagattaaaatatattttacagtGTATATATAATACAGTAATTTATTTGATTAGTTATGATCTTGAATGAATATAAGTATTTAGGGATTAGTTATTGACTTTCCAAACATTCGAAGAGGATAAATTTAGACATTTTCAAAACCTTTATGTAGGTGTAGGAAGAAACCATGGGGTACATAAAAGTAATTCCTTACAAAGATTAAGGTTGACAAAATGAACTTGATTGAAAGAGGGTTTTTTCTTCATGCATTCCCATAATTTGTAAAATGAGCTTTTTATCTttcataaaaatgattttaggaTTACATGTTCTTGAAATATTCTATAACAATAAGCTTtccaattttttgaaatacgtCTAGAACAGGTTTTCCGtcacaaaaaaaattggaaaagtgTTTTCGAAACATAATTTCTAGAATAAGTTTTCCGGAACATATAAAATCcattccaaaataaaatttttggaaCAAGCCTTTTAGAACATATGTGATACATCGAAGAATGagttttctataataaatttttcaaaattcataatacaTTCTGGAATGACCTTTCTTTaatggcttttttttttttttttttccgaaacaagctttctctcttcttcttcttcttcctatcTAGTGGAGGAGGGAGGTGCAAAAAGGTGATAGTTAAGGTGCAGTTAGTAATAATGGAGGATCAAATAGAAAACTCTTTTAAAGGAgtcaaccatttttttttcttaaaacaagaaaataaaattagcacaagacttttcttttcttttctatttagtGTTTGGAATAAAAGTAATCTATTTATGAtccaattttcaataaatatttagtcAAACACATTAGTTATGTTCTACAATGCATGGATACCCCAATTTGTATCACGTATTCGTGTCAGACATGTATCCGTATCCGatactttaagatattttattgataattatcaACGAAGTatctaatatataaactaataatgttcttatgataataataatttataaattctgttaaaatatttaatatatttgatttaaatttggatttacacaataataatcatatatttctcatattctttaaaaaaattgtatatttttcaatatgtaaatataatgtATCGAgtcctattatttttaaaattaacatatcgATATATCATATACATGTCGTCTTCGATACACGTATTTATACATTTATGTTAAATCaaataatccattttttttataaaaacaataccataaaattatttttttaaaaggaagaacgcaataataaataaaataaagaaaaggacAATACACATTTATGATCATGGATAACCTGGAAAACTTGGTACCGAGTCGTCTTCAAAGGTCAGAGGTCAAAATTGAATAACCGGATTCATATTTCATATTCCATATTCCATTTTCATACCTTATCTCCTTTACTTCTCTTTAAGGAACCATTTGGTTTTAATGATTAATAATTAGAATTTCACACCTGAGAAATGTGCAATTTCGTAACTTTTCAAAGTCGTTGTCGTAATTGTTTATTGAATGAATTGGTTAGTAGGAGTTAGTTATCAATTATTAAGTAACTACTGTAAATAAAATACTCATGTCTGAAAATGAAACAGAAACCTTCTTGTGTTGGGAACCAAAaagacttttatttattaacctGCCAAGCATCGAAACGCTTTATCTTCTTTTAGCTAATACCTGAACTCACTGTCCCAATTCACGGATTCAATTGAAGGCGCGCTTGCTTTTGCCCCCAATCTGcaaattaggttttttttttcgcCCCAAAggtctgttttttatttttatttcgttTGTTTCTCTGAAATTGAGTTATTGGGGTTTCTTTCAATCAGATTCGTAATCCAATTTCACAATTTGTCCCTTCAGTTTTGGTTAATTTTTCATTGGGTTTCTTTTTCTGCTTGTGAATGGATGGAAAGTTGGCTACTTTTATTCCCAGATATAGAAGTTCTGCTATTAGAGGCAATAAATCTTGTGTTTTCATCTTCTAAATCAGTTTTTTTGAACGAATTATGGGACCCCACCTGCATCCtcatcaccatcatcatcatcatatcatTTTAGTCATTTAATTTCCTCATTCTGCATTTTGTTAATGAATACTTGGAACCATTTTTAGAACTTAAAGTAGGAAAGTAGAGTCTAAATAGGCATTGTAATTCTCATGTATCCCCTCTCTCTTTTTATTGTCATTTTTACACTTCCGTGATTGCCAGAATAATTCCCTTGTTTAGTCTGACTTTACTTTTGTTTGTTGTCCTTTCTTCGAGTTTGATGGATTTTGAGGTTTCTTGTGCCGAAATTCTGTTTGCAGGGTTCAGTTTATTGAAGATTTGGAGTGTGGTGGCTTTGAAACAATTACATGGGCAATTGTTTGCATAAGGTGAGAATAATTGAATGCTTCTATTGGAATTTTTAGTTCTTAGTTTTCATAAGAACTTGAAAGGTTTTGTTACATCTTGTCTAATTTAAAAGAGGATTTTGTTACATCTTGTCTAAGAccaacttatatttttaaaagttaaagcTATTAGGTAGAAGTCCCTGAATGGTTTTAGATTCTAGCACACCTTTTCATGTCAAATCCCATTGTAGTTTAAGTTTGTGCAATTCTTATACTGGTGATATTCAACTTAATGTAGAAGAATGGAGGTGACAAGGTTTGAACTTTTGTGCATCTGGTTATAGAGGCTCTAAACTATGTAGAAGACCTACTTTGCTTAGAGCTTAAGCTATTTGGTAGAAGCCTAGAAGTGATTTTGCATTTCTAACACAATCTATGGTTTTTTGATGATGGAATGTCATCAACCAATGCTATTTTGCTGTAATATTCCaattaatctaatcttggtgtATTAAGCTGTATTTACTAATAGCTTATCCATACAATTTTGGcttgtttctttctctttttcgtGCTTTTCTCTGTCTTTTGCTTTTCTTGAATTCCATATGTTTTTAATGTACTGAAGGGCTCTCATCTTTACTCAAAGGATGTCTTAGAGTGCAGTTTTTTTGTCCTTGAACGCAATTTTACTTGAACTGTAGcctaatttttctttcctcctCAGTGGAaggaaaattttttaatttctgtaaTAGTTCTGCAAGCCTCATGGGACCTCAATGCttctaaaacaattttgtatATCTTTCATTAATACTTAGACTGACTTTAGTTTCATGTTTCTAACGTTTGCAGGATAATCTTGGTGATGGTGATTCTGATCAGCATGTGGATTTTGTTTCTGGGAATGTACAACTCATTACTACCAAAGAATCTTGGGACCAACATTTGGAACAAGCAAATAGGGATAGTAAAATTGTAAGTTCTACTTTTTAATTTGTAGcacaataatttataatctaaaaCTGTGTATCCAGTTCTTGACAGCAAACCCTCCCAAATCCTTTTGTGAACCTTTTTGTTAATAACATTAGGAAAAAGTCCTCATTCAATTGTCTTTGGTTACTATCATGCTTCttgatgattaaaaaaattattgagacTAGGTAGGAAAGTGGGAGTATGGAGACATCGAATGTAATGGCAGATCctataatttattcttaaactCTGCTAAAGGATATTATAAGCTTGTATTTTCACTATAACTTTTGTTGCATCTCAATACTTCTTTTCTTCATGAGTATACTTTACATCATTTGGGTGCAATGTTTAATACTAAAGATTCATGTTTAACAGGTTGTTGCAAATTTCAGTGCAACATGGTGTGGTCCTTGCAAGATGATTGCTCCATATTTCTGCGACTTGTCCGAGAAACACTCGTCTATGATGTTCTTATTAGTGGACGTGGATGAAATGGCTGTAAGTAGAGAAGTTGcatatactattattatttatctggaagtgaattaaaaatatattgactAGTATTGCCCTTATATGAACATAAAACATCTAGAAGTTCTTCCACTGATTAATTTGTATGGAAAATCAATAATGAAAGATGAAAAGTAATGAACATGGTTTTGTATGTTGCAGGATTTCAGCACTTCCTTGGACATCAAAGCCACACCcactttcttctttcttaaagATGGAAAAGAGTTTGACAAACTTGTAGGAGCCAACAAGCCAGAGCTGGAGAAGAAGATTGCTGTGATTACTGGTGGAGTTCCTCATTAGTGATTGTTGTTTCATGTCAATTTGTAGAACCTGTGCTCTTCCCTTCTCTCTTCAGAACATGTTTTCCTGTGACATTgtcattgtattttttttttcaatgtaaatatatGTGTGCTTTATGCTTTACAGAATATTGATATATATTGTCACAATTCTCCATCACTTTCCTAAAACTATGTTTCTGAGCTTTGGACTCTGCAAGTTGCCTTATAGATAGAACAATATCAAACCACTAAAATCTGGGATAATCAATCACTGATGAATCAAGTCATGAAGCAAAAAATGGGTTCACAATAAAGTGTTTCTATTCAATATTCATGTAATGTACGCataaaatttggattttcttttgattttaaaatactgattttgatattttaaaatatactaaaaaattataatatatcactatcaatatatttttattgtttagcaaaaagataatataaaaaaatttcaatagaaAACCTGAATTTCATATAAAGTTTGTCAACCTTTTTTGCCATTGCCTTAACACTCATAATAgtttaattgattaataatgtaattttttttttctacaataccaatggaaacaggcGTTTGTGTACCATTTTTTactgttaataataaattgaaaaataaatgttacaggagttattataaaacaataattataaagtaaatatttttattaacttttataatgttataattattgtaaaatgaGATATATTGTTAATAACGAATAGATAATAGTTATGTACACTACAATAAGAATCTCCTAATAACGAATGGTTTTTCTTAAAcgaaaatgtttaaattttgggggaaaatgtgttgaaaaataaaaataaagagatggTTATAACTTGTAACTGTATATATAGCGTTCGAGACACCAAATCCAAACAAAACCGTAGTGTGTTCGGAATGAAGCAATCGAAGGATCCGTTCGAAGCAGCGTTCGAGGAATCGCCGCCAGAATCTCCGACGGAGATAGAGGCGGACTCAATCCATAACCATAGCCATAACCTTAATCATAACCAAAACCCTATTCCTTCTCCTTCTGTTCTACCCCTCAATCCAGGGCCTCCACAGAAGGCGAGTGCAGTGGTCAAGAACAAAGACAAAGACAAGGACAAGGACgatgaagaggaggaagaagaagacaacATGGACGTTGAGCTTTCCAAGCTCCCTTCCACCGGCGACCCTCACAAAATGGCCAAGATGCAGTTCGTAACTCACTTCACTTCACTTCGATTCAAATTCGTTACCTTTTTCCTCGTTTACAAATTTCCCCCATTTTTCTTCTTCAGGGCAATTTTGTCTCAGTTCAGCGAAGAGCAGATGAGTAGATACGAGTCCTTCCGAAGGGCTGGGTTTCAGAGAGCTAACATGAAAAGGGTATGTGCCCTTCTTCTCTTCTTATAATATTCCATTTGGGTTTCATTGCTTTGCTTCGgcaaatttgaataattaacaGCTGCTGTGGTTTTTGGGTTGCTCTCACTTTCTCAAGATGCATGTTTGTATTCACGTTGTATCATTTAAAATCACGGTGAAATGCCAGTTAATGTGATTTTTtaggtatatatatattcagATGTTTGATTTAACATCAACTAATGTCATTTTAGGTGTATATTCACCTGTTTGATTTAATCCAGTTGGTGTTATTATACGAAAATGTTCACTTGTTTGACTTTGGATCGAGGAACTTTGTCATGGATTAATTTCGAGTTGAAGCAACTTCACTGGTTTTTGCGTTGGATAAAAAACATCATACTGATTTTTACTGTTAACGTACTTTTTGGATTTGAATTTCGTTTGTTTTGATAGAAGATTGACACTCCTGAGGTTTCTTGTTTGAAATTGTACATGattcctctttcttttctttttctattttaatgtTTACAGTAACCTTCCGTTCTTACAGTGTTGCATGGGGTAATTGTTCATAAGTGATCTTTCTTACAGAGTTGCACCATGCAATGTGTTTCTTCCTGAGTATTTTATGGATGATTtgtttaacgtttgttgatctGTGTAATGTGCTTTATTGGTATTGTATAAAGGAAGTGACTGTAATGTTATTCcaaacttatatatataatagttattGGTGTAAGGTTATCAGTATCATTGCATCAAGCGATCATGAAGAGATCAATATGCTTCTGTAAATACTGAAATTGATCATGTATTATAAGAAGATTTGCTGAAATTTTCTCCTTTCCCTCCTCCTATCAGTTATTGGCTAGTATCACAGGGACCCAGAAGATTTCAGTGCCAATGACGATTGTAGTATCAGGCATTGCAAAAATGTTTGTTGGTGAAGTTGTTGAAACAGGTAAGGCTAGTTGTTCTTTGTAAGTTTGAGACACTTCTAAAATCACAGTATGTATGTATTTCTACAGTTTTTAAGGATGttgttgtgttttttcataattggAGTTGTTTATGTTAATGAATTGTGCTATGTTTCTGCAGCTAGAATAGTTATGAAAGAAAGGAAGGAATCTGGACCAATTCGGCCTTGTCATCTGAGAGAAGCATATAGACGACTAAAACTTGAAGGAAAAGTCTTTAAGAGATCAGCTTCAAGGCTCTTCCGGTAGATGGACCAAATATGTGTTGAGATTTTGAGAGTTTTCTGGAAATATGTTTTGAAGATATGAAAGATATGCTAAATATAAATGCTGTTCATGATATCACTCCTTTGCAGCAGACTCAATTTTGCAGTATCTCTCTATGATTTACAATCTGCAGAAAAATCAcattactcttttttttcatatgttcTCAACCTTTTGAGCCAGCTAtccaatttaattttcttaatcgtaattttttagttatcaaATCAACTGAATGTGTGCATTTAAGATTCAAATAAACACCAAGAGCAAAACTTATGGTGGGTTGCCAAAagcaattttatttattttcacagCTTCAAACAATGCCACATCATTTTCATTACATTGAAAATTTAACTAATTCCCTTAACTCTTTAccaaatcaatttttttcccctttcaatatatatttcgATTTGTCCCACGTTTTATTATTCatctttgttttttatgttaatatattggtacatattttaaaactaaataaataggtatttaactttttaaaatggtTGGATGATATAATTATGATATACCATTATAaaggagattttttttttatttttttttctaattttatcttttacataagtgtttcttaaattaaaattgttatcatattgtttttattttttgaatgatcaatcattattcaaattttaacaacttttaatttaaaataattattttcacaaattattcatttaaatttaattgtttttaattaaattagttatttacTAGTAAAAGTATGTACGTCTCATTAGCTTTTTtcgtaaaaaaaagtttaaaaattattattattattatttattattataattgtaaaaataaatataaataatttccataatttttgtgaaagataacttttaatttttagatgatttttttattagaaatagatattgtattgaaaaaatggttttgaaaaaaaaaatcaagtttaaaaaacaGTCTCTTAAAAAGGTAAAACTGATAGAAGTTAGTATAcagtaaaaacaaatattaatagttataaataataaaaaaccacACACACAGTAGTTATAAAAGAATTACCGTGATAAAAACTaacaacataaacaaaaatGGTTCTAAACattaatcatatataataaGTGAATCTTATAAGTAAAGCATATTTGATTTTCCACAAGTATTCCCTAATTGATTTTAGTCCTTAGAAATAATTTTGACCTTTAAaatcagttttaatgaaatatgacACAATTACTAAAGCATAAAATATGCTGTTAAGTCTTATATTGTCgttataaaattaactaaagCATAAAATATGATACACTTACTAAAgcatacaataataataactaacGAGATAAATAAAAGTGGTTATGATTACATTTTTTAGATCAATAATTGATTTTAGTCCTTAGAAATGATTCTCACCTTTAAAATCAgttttaactaaataaaattaattaaatatgatacaATTACTAGAgcataaaatatgttgttaagtCTTATATTTGTCGTTACtttcttttctaaataaaagtaaaataggtTGCTAAAGTGTAATACTAAccataaaatcaattttgtatacagaattatttattttgagaaTCAACTCTGATTATTATAATCGTATAACACATTT
Coding sequences:
- the LOC114166552 gene encoding putative uncharacterized protein DDB_G0290521; its protein translation is MNNTKNVNHHHHRRGHSFNGFPNIHPFSNTNSSQGKPGKISFESAKLATSEIDDLLSSTEGGKHDYDWLLTPPETPHLPSSEGLHQPTLVPPRSSLGRPMSNTHTSRLSVSQKPENTHSHSKPARTGSVTRSPSRSSSILNTRPSSPITRSPSAARPSTPTSRQTATPRTLLPRSLPSSTNSSPSNDTNKTRTSQGSRPSTPRSSSSSSITANFHSPSAISRSPSRPSTPSRRHSLPSQLPSATRVARKPIVPPDFPLETPPNLRTTLPSDRPVSAGRSRPGSAVTLKPNSEMQTPVVTTMSRRQPSPISNRGRLSEYSSKSRGHANSGDASEVPARKSATDNNGLGRTISKKSLDMAIRHMDVVRNGNGSGTLRSLSSASLYPQSIRTSSTPNKTHHTRGLSVPSSMNINGSLQSRNHGNNTNRKNGREKGERQNHKLADLYESYPYDSLLLKEDLNNTNWLHSVDEKCDIFGNGFESLPEPFGLC
- the LOC114166135 gene encoding thioredoxin H9-like, with translation MGNCLHKDNLGDGDSDQHVDFVSGNVQLITTKESWDQHLEQANRDSKIVVANFSATWCGPCKMIAPYFCDLSEKHSSMMFLLVDVDEMADFSTSLDIKATPTFFFLKDGKEFDKLVGANKPELEKKIAVITGGVPH
- the LOC114166336 gene encoding transcription initiation factor TFIID subunit 11; protein product: MKQSKDPFEAAFEESPPESPTEIEADSIHNHSHNLNHNQNPIPSPSVLPLNPGPPQKASAVVKNKDKDKDKDDEEEEEEDNMDVELSKLPSTGDPHKMAKMQAILSQFSEEQMSRYESFRRAGFQRANMKRLLASITGTQKISVPMTIVVSGIAKMFVGEVVETARIVMKERKESGPIRPCHLREAYRRLKLEGKVFKRSASRLFR